Proteins encoded within one genomic window of Mycoplasma phocoenae:
- the yidC gene encoding membrane protein insertase YidC → MSKRTRSKHYDLFSPKNGSNDPKDKKEQRLKTLKKIWKWFKILIIIFIIGTGLAGCIQSFGLRSPVKVGSGFETHLKSKDVSPNVESFTYNKESGLYIRSNTDKITDVNPYLAVDTPEDLEKIKKQIKDNGGDFETYKSRTLGIQLRDSDNKLLNNSSVYNNNGNYLVYAAGDQDGNGAVSSYKNVLTWTNLYNFNAVWEKNEDQKNKDAKESQSGPVNPKLLDVSYTVLKDSINNEADSKQKFARDVFQLFAYESANKLQSVIGKTKINENSSKTYWEFIKENSTAAENASAIDTLNSFILNLANNKNKTFTTDEYNAIIRIQSIVNASFTTYGGLTNFTLVSDKKDSNNANLIQLSNVSIKGNYVGIEDSYLFKLFGEPHRPIATWGEYWSFGPFYGLFVYPINQMVGGLINAMSSLGGWSVIIALIITVIVTRLLTVSITYKSIFASQKQQELNAKKAKIEAKYVPYKGDKQMEQKKRNEINEMYKKNKANPYTALVSQLVTLPILLVMFRIVQASPEIKHSVWYGIQMAATSYRNVADGQYHYLPIIIVSVLTQLVAQLLPRFLTRKNDKLRTNVYEREALKKSNRMQNIMTFVFVAFGIVFQAGLQIYWVITGLWQIMQTLVVYKLERTDFYKRVILPKL, encoded by the coding sequence ATGTCAAAAAGAACTAGATCTAAACATTACGACTTATTCAGCCCTAAAAATGGCTCGAATGATCCTAAAGATAAAAAAGAACAAAGATTAAAAACATTGAAGAAAATATGAAAATGATTCAAAATCTTAATTATTATCTTTATTATCGGTACTGGATTGGCTGGCTGCATCCAATCATTTGGATTGCGTTCACCTGTTAAGGTAGGATCAGGGTTTGAAACACATCTAAAATCCAAAGATGTTTCTCCTAATGTTGAATCTTTCACTTACAACAAAGAAAGCGGACTATACATAAGAAGCAATACAGATAAAATAACTGATGTTAACCCTTATCTTGCTGTTGACACACCAGAAGATCTTGAAAAGATTAAAAAACAAATCAAAGATAATGGCGGTGACTTCGAAACATATAAATCACGTACACTAGGAATTCAACTTAGAGACTCAGACAATAAATTACTAAATAATTCAAGTGTTTACAATAACAATGGAAATTATTTAGTATATGCTGCAGGTGATCAAGATGGAAATGGAGCTGTATCAAGTTATAAAAATGTTTTAACATGAACAAACTTATACAATTTCAATGCTGTATGAGAAAAAAATGAAGATCAAAAAAATAAAGATGCAAAAGAATCACAATCGGGACCAGTAAATCCTAAATTGCTAGACGTTTCATATACTGTTTTAAAAGATAGTATTAATAACGAGGCTGATTCTAAACAAAAATTCGCAAGAGATGTTTTCCAATTATTTGCATACGAAAGCGCAAATAAATTACAATCTGTAATTGGAAAAACAAAAATAAATGAAAACAGCAGTAAAACATATTGAGAATTCATTAAGGAAAACTCAACTGCTGCTGAAAACGCTAGTGCAATCGACACTTTAAATAGTTTCATATTAAACTTAGCAAACAATAAAAATAAAACATTCACCACAGATGAATACAATGCAATTATTAGAATTCAATCAATCGTTAATGCTTCATTTACAACATATGGTGGATTAACAAACTTTACACTAGTTTCTGATAAAAAAGATTCTAACAATGCAAACTTGATTCAATTAAGCAATGTATCAATAAAAGGTAATTATGTAGGTATTGAGGATTCATACTTATTCAAATTATTTGGTGAACCTCACAGACCAATTGCGACTTGAGGAGAATATTGATCATTTGGACCATTCTACGGTTTATTCGTTTATCCAATAAATCAAATGGTCGGTGGTTTAATTAATGCAATGTCATCACTAGGTGGATGATCAGTAATTATCGCATTAATTATTACAGTTATCGTTACTCGTTTATTAACAGTTTCAATAACATACAAAAGTATTTTCGCTTCTCAAAAGCAACAAGAGCTAAATGCTAAAAAAGCTAAAATAGAAGCAAAATATGTCCCATATAAAGGGGATAAACAAATGGAACAAAAAAAACGTAACGAAATAAATGAAATGTACAAGAAAAACAAAGCAAATCCTTATACAGCGCTTGTTTCTCAGTTAGTAACATTACCTATTTTATTAGTTATGTTTAGAATTGTTCAAGCCTCACCTGAAATTAAACACTCAGTGTGATACGGAATTCAAATGGCAGCAACATCATACAGAAACGTCGCTGATGGCCAATATCATTATTTACCAATCATCATCGTTTCAGTATTAACACAATTAGTTGCACAACTTTTACCGAGATTCTTAACGCGTAAAAATGATAAGCTAAGAACAAACGTATATGAACGTGAGGCTCTAAAAAAATCAAATAGAATGCAAAATATTATGACATTTGTTTTTGTAGCCTTTGGTATCGTTTTCCAAGCTGGTTTACAAATCTATTGAGTAATTACTGGATTGTGACAAATAATGCAAACATTGGTTGTTTACAAACTAGAAAGAACAGATTTTTACAAAAGGGTTATATTACCAAAACTATAA
- the ftsH gene encoding ATP-dependent zinc metalloprotease FtsH yields the protein MSKNNKDKNNKKQSFWNSKATKYIILMIIILVIVAIVLTIWLTTRDNTVNKGLLALNKLVKASKADPNDAIYISSFLDDQHSSRFIVEYVNGKHTETAYYYASAIQREHWYTTNYNDLLLATKNPTNAISVIEGTKKSMWGVVLSFIPTLLLVGIILFSMIYSKKQYNKLTGFSGDGNSKAIKIESKTRFSDIAGNEEVKEEVMELVDYLKNPKKYSAAGARIPKGILLGGPPGTGKTLIAKATAGEANVPFFFISASNFVELYVGMGAKRVREMFAAARKEAPAIIFIDELDAVGRSRGAGVGGGNDEREQTLNQLLVEMDGITENGGILIMAATNRTDVLDPALLRPGRFDRTITVGLPDIKEREAILKLHARGKRIDKSVEFSNVAKRTPGFSGAQLENVVNEASLLSVREKTNAITLKQIDEAIDRVMAGPAKKSRTISEKENIAVAYHEAGHAVVGIKMPGGNKVQKITIIPRGDAGGYNLMMPEEEKYNKTKKDLIAIITSFMGGRAAERLIYGDENVSTGASDDIAKATSIARRMVTEWGMSDLGPIKYEEDSSNPFLGRDYAKTASFSSKVAQEIDLAVRKIIVEAEQKAQEILVENKQLLELIKEALIVKETIVAEEIEYIAKHMKLPEAVIEDQQNFEKENINFDDLIESTTKESQNNTKE from the coding sequence ATGTCGAAAAATAATAAAGATAAAAATAATAAAAAACAATCGTTTTGAAATTCAAAAGCAACCAAATATATTATTTTAATGATAATTATTTTAGTTATTGTTGCCATTGTTTTAACAATATGATTGACCACTAGAGATAATACAGTTAATAAAGGTTTATTAGCCTTAAATAAACTTGTAAAAGCATCAAAAGCAGATCCAAATGATGCTATATATATTTCTTCATTTTTAGATGATCAACATTCAAGCAGATTTATTGTGGAATATGTTAACGGCAAACATACAGAAACAGCATATTACTATGCTTCTGCTATACAAAGAGAACATTGATATACAACCAATTACAATGATTTATTGTTGGCTACTAAAAATCCAACTAACGCAATCAGTGTTATTGAAGGTACTAAAAAAAGCATGTGAGGAGTTGTATTATCCTTCATTCCTACACTGTTATTAGTTGGAATAATATTATTTTCAATGATTTACAGTAAAAAACAATACAACAAGCTAACAGGATTTTCAGGAGATGGAAATTCAAAAGCTATTAAAATTGAATCAAAAACCAGATTTTCAGACATAGCTGGAAATGAAGAAGTTAAAGAAGAAGTGATGGAACTGGTTGACTATTTAAAAAATCCTAAAAAATACTCAGCTGCAGGAGCAAGAATTCCAAAAGGAATCTTATTAGGAGGTCCTCCCGGGACTGGTAAAACATTAATTGCAAAAGCGACAGCCGGTGAGGCTAATGTTCCCTTTTTCTTTATATCTGCATCAAACTTTGTTGAATTATATGTAGGTATGGGAGCCAAACGTGTTCGTGAAATGTTTGCAGCAGCAAGAAAAGAAGCGCCTGCAATTATATTTATAGACGAATTAGATGCTGTAGGACGTTCGAGAGGTGCTGGAGTAGGTGGTGGTAACGATGAACGTGAACAAACACTTAACCAGTTATTAGTCGAAATGGATGGTATTACTGAAAACGGTGGGATTTTAATAATGGCAGCAACAAATAGAACAGATGTTTTAGATCCCGCTTTATTAAGACCTGGTAGATTCGATAGAACAATAACTGTTGGCTTACCTGACATTAAAGAACGTGAAGCTATTTTAAAATTACACGCAAGAGGTAAAAGAATAGATAAATCCGTTGAATTCTCAAACGTTGCAAAACGTACTCCCGGATTTAGTGGAGCTCAATTAGAAAACGTTGTCAATGAAGCATCATTATTAAGTGTGCGTGAAAAAACAAATGCTATTACATTGAAACAAATAGATGAAGCTATTGACCGTGTTATGGCGGGACCAGCTAAAAAATCTAGAACCATTTCAGAAAAAGAAAATATTGCAGTGGCATACCATGAAGCAGGACATGCGGTAGTTGGTATAAAAATGCCCGGAGGAAACAAGGTTCAAAAAATTACTATTATTCCTCGTGGAGATGCGGGTGGTTATAACTTAATGATGCCAGAGGAAGAAAAATACAATAAAACTAAAAAAGACTTAATCGCAATTATCACATCATTCATGGGTGGGCGTGCTGCAGAAAGACTTATCTATGGTGATGAAAATGTTTCAACAGGAGCTAGTGACGATATAGCAAAAGCAACAAGCATTGCACGTCGCATGGTTACTGAATGAGGTATGAGTGATCTTGGTCCTATCAAATATGAAGAAGATTCTTCAAATCCATTCTTAGGTAGGGATTATGCTAAAACAGCATCATTTAGTAGTAAGGTCGCTCAAGAGATTGATTTAGCGGTTAGAAAAATCATTGTAGAAGCCGAACAAAAAGCTCAAGAAATATTAGTTGAAAACAAACAATTATTAGAATTAATCAAAGAAGCTTTAATAGTTAAAGAAACAATAGTTGCAGAAGAAATTGAATATATAGCTAAACATATGAAATTACCTGAAGCAGTTATCGAAGATCAACAAAACTTTGAAAAAGAAAATATTAATTTTGATGATTTAATTGAATCAACTACTAAAGAATCACAAAATAATACAAAAGAATAA
- the tilS gene encoding tRNA lysidine(34) synthetase TilS, with the protein MNKYLLAVSGGPDSMFLLNKYKNENIVVACVNYNKRSTSFIDVNIVKDFCKKYDITLYLLEIDPNFEYKGNFQTIAREQRYDFFKNVYDKEKCTQLLVAHHKDDFIETAQMQENSKRKPNFYGIAQYSNYKDMNIYRPFLYDFWKDEIIDFLNKENIEFAIDESNDKPYYSRNKVRLNNKKITTTQKQKIFEKFLKTNQKLTFINEEINNTYRNWQSNGYDCDVLKNIDSTIKNRVVFKFLTEHFENLKLSSKKIENIVIFIESKNRTSKFLLKNNVYLIKTKNKLYITNKKNAIIYN; encoded by the coding sequence ATGAATAAATATTTATTAGCAGTTTCAGGCGGTCCTGATTCAATGTTTTTATTAAATAAATACAAAAATGAAAACATTGTTGTGGCCTGCGTGAATTACAACAAAAGATCCACATCATTTATTGATGTCAATATTGTTAAAGACTTTTGTAAAAAATACGATATAACATTGTATTTATTAGAAATTGATCCTAATTTTGAATACAAGGGAAATTTTCAAACAATAGCAAGAGAACAAAGATATGACTTTTTTAAAAATGTTTATGATAAAGAAAAATGCACCCAATTATTGGTTGCGCATCACAAAGATGATTTTATAGAAACGGCACAAATGCAAGAAAATTCAAAAAGAAAACCAAATTTCTATGGAATTGCTCAGTATTCAAATTATAAGGATATGAATATTTACAGACCGTTTTTATACGATTTTTGAAAAGATGAAATTATTGATTTTCTTAATAAAGAAAATATTGAATTCGCTATTGACGAAAGTAATGATAAGCCTTACTATTCGCGAAACAAAGTTCGTTTAAATAATAAAAAGATAACTACAACGCAAAAACAAAAAATATTTGAAAAATTTTTAAAAACCAATCAAAAACTTACTTTTATCAATGAAGAAATAAATAATACATACAGGAACTGACAATCCAACGGTTACGATTGTGATGTATTGAAAAATATTGATTCAACAATAAAAAATCGAGTAGTTTTTAAATTTCTGACTGAACATTTTGAAAATTTAAAACTAAGTAGTAAAAAAATAGAAAATATCGTAATTTTTATCGAAAGTAAAAACCGAACAAGTAAGTTCTTGTTAAAAAACAATGTTTATTTAATAAAAACAAAAAATAAACTTTATATTACAAACAAAAAAAACGCAATAATTTATAATTAG
- the pth gene encoding aminoacyl-tRNA hydrolase translates to MKLIIGLGNPGSEYVNTRHNVGFSVVDQLVDDLGLSSQYKEKFKGLFIKNDDFIIAKPLTYMNLSGDFVQSITQFYKINVADIIVVYDDMDHNVGSAVVKSTGSAGGHNGMGDIIQKMGTKEIRRLKIGIGRPKQDAKKFVLGTFNSIEKPVIEQTIKRSVEFLKSFLFNDIRFAITQFNTENK, encoded by the coding sequence ATGAAACTAATAATTGGGTTAGGTAATCCAGGTAGCGAATATGTAAACACAAGACACAATGTGGGATTTTCAGTTGTTGATCAATTAGTTGATGATCTTGGTCTGAGTTCACAATATAAAGAAAAATTCAAAGGTTTATTTATTAAAAACGATGATTTTATAATAGCGAAACCATTAACATACATGAATTTAAGCGGTGATTTTGTTCAATCAATTACACAGTTTTACAAAATTAATGTTGCAGATATTATTGTTGTTTATGATGACATGGATCATAATGTTGGTTCGGCAGTTGTAAAATCCACTGGTTCAGCAGGTGGTCATAATGGGATGGGCGACATAATTCAAAAAATGGGTACAAAAGAAATTAGAAGATTAAAAATTGGAATCGGTAGACCAAAACAAGATGCTAAGAAATTCGTTTTAGGTACATTCAATAGTATAGAAAAACCAGTGATTGAACAAACGATAAAAAGAAGTGTCGAATTTCTTAAATCATTTTTATTCAATGATATTCGTTTTGCAATTACACAATTCAATACAGAGAACAAATAA
- a CDS encoding ATP-dependent DNA helicase, with protein sequence MANIVKGKFDKQIFVSNDGSFRLNSFRVVEVKEKDDDFEMSRYKTITLRTEYINFDFTQMYVLELLPIKNSKYKSTYIIKSMEESNDIDYSHIIKFLSSTRYKGLGEKTVQKLLDQHGADILEKIKSKQITNEDLNIKEDVYNLLLLDLIEDQEKQRLKLFLFECNLSEYFFKKVISFCSAETFFEKYMHEPWSLFYVLENITYTDILKIASHKAVDKVNTQEADQALIYSILDEHLNSSGNTRCLINTLKTVLMAKKPNMFKDGDLYFKTCLRNMNELKIIKIQKPALITTTKMFNYEILIMSKIKTVENKKITTPRIVKNDLLDPVQKYAVEQSLSKPLTIITGAPGTGKTLVTNEIIKLLRKDYYEDDIVVVTPTGRATINLNKNSLVNASTIHSLLRYDTETGEIGIKEESLKVKVLIIDEFSMVPTPLFATLLSRISSSTLQKIILVGDKDQLPAIGPGYLLNDFIENNIFKTIFLEKNYRQNESQGIIDDARMINEMQMPEFTHESSQFKNVPESKEEFAIDILNKVKELADSGYTKEQIAVLSPMYHYPTGINNLNVLLQNEWVSRENSIGYEINEERKVYINDKVMHTENDVKKDIFNGEIGYVQRIGLENGTSGKINSITVLYDGEKTVNYTLSEFTRKTMLAYCTSVHKYQGSESDIVLTVLFSEAKQLLSKKLIYTAITRAKKLSIIYGDENVLWTGINNDDDSKRSTSIKYLWDSMDKGEKWN encoded by the coding sequence ATGGCAAACATAGTAAAAGGAAAATTCGATAAACAGATATTTGTCTCTAATGACGGTAGCTTTCGTTTAAACTCATTCAGGGTGGTGGAAGTAAAGGAAAAAGATGATGATTTTGAAATGTCGAGATATAAAACAATTACACTAAGAACTGAATATATTAACTTTGATTTTACTCAAATGTATGTATTGGAATTACTACCTATTAAAAATTCAAAATACAAATCAACATATATCATAAAATCGATGGAAGAATCAAACGACATTGATTATTCGCACATTATTAAATTTTTATCATCAACCAGATACAAGGGATTGGGTGAAAAAACAGTTCAAAAGTTATTGGATCAACATGGTGCAGATATCTTAGAAAAGATAAAATCAAAACAAATTACCAATGAAGATTTGAATATAAAGGAAGATGTTTATAATTTATTATTACTTGATTTAATTGAAGATCAAGAAAAACAAAGGTTAAAATTGTTCTTATTTGAATGTAATTTAAGTGAATATTTTTTTAAAAAAGTTATTTCATTTTGTAGCGCTGAAACATTTTTTGAAAAATATATGCATGAACCTTGATCACTGTTTTATGTATTGGAAAACATCACATATACAGATATATTAAAAATTGCTTCACATAAAGCCGTCGATAAAGTAAATACTCAAGAAGCGGACCAAGCACTTATTTATTCAATACTGGACGAGCACTTAAACAGTAGTGGTAACACAAGATGTTTAATCAATACATTAAAAACCGTGTTAATGGCTAAAAAACCTAATATGTTTAAAGATGGTGATTTATATTTCAAAACTTGTTTAAGAAACATGAATGAATTAAAAATTATTAAAATTCAAAAGCCCGCTTTAATCACAACGACTAAAATGTTCAATTACGAAATATTGATAATGTCAAAAATAAAAACTGTTGAAAATAAAAAAATAACAACACCACGTATTGTTAAAAATGATTTATTGGATCCAGTGCAAAAATACGCAGTGGAACAGTCATTATCTAAACCATTGACTATAATTACAGGAGCCCCTGGTACAGGTAAAACCTTAGTAACAAATGAAATTATTAAATTGTTAAGAAAAGATTATTACGAAGATGATATTGTTGTTGTTACACCCACGGGAAGAGCAACAATTAATTTAAATAAAAACTCATTAGTTAATGCGTCAACTATTCACTCGTTATTAAGATATGATACTGAGACTGGTGAGATAGGAATCAAAGAAGAATCATTGAAAGTTAAAGTATTGATAATTGATGAGTTTTCTATGGTACCCACTCCATTATTTGCGACATTATTATCAAGAATTAGTTCATCCACCTTACAAAAAATTATTTTAGTAGGGGACAAAGATCAATTACCAGCTATTGGGCCAGGATATTTATTGAATGACTTTATCGAAAACAATATTTTTAAAACAATATTTTTAGAAAAAAATTATCGTCAAAACGAAAGTCAGGGAATAATTGATGATGCTCGTATGATTAATGAAATGCAAATGCCTGAATTTACACATGAGTCATCACAATTCAAAAATGTTCCTGAGTCAAAAGAAGAATTTGCAATTGATATTTTAAATAAAGTTAAAGAATTAGCTGATTCAGGTTACACCAAAGAACAAATTGCAGTTTTATCACCAATGTATCATTATCCGACAGGAATTAACAATTTAAATGTCTTATTGCAGAATGAATGAGTAAGTCGCGAAAACTCTATTGGTTATGAAATTAATGAAGAACGTAAAGTTTATATAAATGATAAAGTTATGCATACTGAAAACGACGTTAAAAAAGATATATTCAACGGTGAAATAGGATATGTGCAAAGAATTGGTTTAGAAAATGGTACATCTGGAAAAATTAATTCAATCACTGTTTTATATGATGGGGAAAAAACAGTTAATTACACGTTATCGGAATTTACAAGAAAAACGATGTTAGCTTATTGTACGTCAGTACACAAATATCAGGGCTCAGAATCGGATATTGTATTGACTGTGTTGTTTTCAGAAGCAAAGCAGCTATTATCAAAAAAATTAATTTACACAGCAATTACAAGGGCTAAAAAATTGTCAATAATATACGGTGATGAAAACGTTTTATGAACAGGTATAAACAATGATGACGATTCCAAACGTTCAACATCTATCAAATATCTATGAGACAGTATGGATAAAGGAGAAAAATGAAACTAA